In a single window of the Branchiostoma floridae strain S238N-H82 chromosome 2, Bfl_VNyyK, whole genome shotgun sequence genome:
- the LOC118409908 gene encoding uncharacterized protein LOC118409908 isoform X2, whose protein sequence is MAKLSMIALPFLIIAVAAHTPVHRQQEPSTTMSDLKHDIIPNWTMAQLRYDGCRIYAEFEPKDLSGQMCDKGELKDVQLTDIDDTITATDQPEQSEAPKPAAIPNIVSLGCWLDKNPGRAIPTLEGTDARLDGGYHDRKNAIEKCYQVAKERGFSVFALQNGGHCRSSASAGLTYKTYGPSTSCGTDGEGGPWGNQVYQITDALPETDTNIAQGKPAFQTTVAWGMGASLAVDGNTNTEYYANSCQHNGMEDNPMWWVDLGKSFTINRVVIFNRQDCCFERINPFNIHIGDSDQVSTNPKCGGDHQINVNQPSISILCQGMTGRYVGIRLPGHSRILTLCEVQVFSEQPLSTKTSSEKLYELLKLEKQKTRVQDETISTLWDKINDLTSADSNSFPKPGLPLQPCPDSYSEYNNKCYKLSTEQMTFGEAKAVCQRDGGILAIINAQDTNHLVVKKIRADGKPYWIGLTDVRSEGTFVRSDETESPAAYTNWYPHQPDNGGGEDCVEMSVGHDWNDAPCSSRLNFICEKEKISRWICPPLYLVGFKDRCFRLSTKKANFRRAKTICEQDGGRLAVLQDEETDLFIRKKIRRLPYERTLSYWIGLSDAQEEGTFVWTDGTELTASDYTHWRPGNPDNAVVGDGEDCVEIRQELDYMWNDVDCRKKRHFVCEKDVALASVSDQTMLMTEAPPLETESSNNPGHEQHTTPGLDEDGCTWRIQELHEKDREVQEQAQTITELTAQLEQKDEEIHDVTTRLHQKEEEIHDVTTRLHQKEEEMQDVTIRLHQKEEEIQDVNIRLQWKDQEIQDVTTQLQWKDQEIQDVTTQLQWKDEEIQDLKIRLQQKEKEIQDLTNHLQQRQEENEQFSTEVGTPVTPAGSESRGYTSLGCWEDAYDRAIPTLEKTDARLDGDFFTRNNPIEKCYQVALSRGFPVFALQAGGWCAGSADAHTTHSKYGPSIACAADGEGGPWANEVYQITGMLPEECLVEPSLRQECGWGGITQHQCRQRGCCFDSSVPTMKWCFHKKAPKKWRDDHRCGQGYPAEDGNPAECNPAGGVPCCSQHNWCGNTADHCDCPACVDYRNTDVPVSPSGGLPDHTQHTAAELIHQNDDQLLHTTDRMQDFTTQLQQKEEEIRHFTTPLVQPPPTVQTTPSEEYCREGNGASYRGTVSATKTGKTCQRWDSQTPHGHGRTPANYPSSGLEENYCRNPDGELAVWCYTMDPNTRWEFCDVPVCGPYGQVKFTKSGVFVVPDGVTSVDVICIGGGGGGRDDHAEILGASPYGGNGGNSSFGPYLSAEGGKGAKAGNIGVWLTQDPSWVVYSTGKPWVMDGAVQDAAKVLDEDTGTYWNPSDTGNSHNNWYIVLDLTAPQTLTRIAVNNYGDITHDIAVFRLQKSSIASPYIWEDVVSVTDVRGGTVQRQEFGGFRGTARYWRFLITRTHEGWQPYLTELNLYAISLGGEGGEGTVAFGGQGGVGGGCSAGAGAAGQTSGGGGGLVPGSSTHPFCGAGGSSGGSSCGTGLADIPPGKSGPGGEDPDGRRGGQYGGGGGSRAGARAGGGGGYSRAEVHVIPGERIAVTVGEAGTPHYAKPGDGVVVVAWGREIDPTGDMATCPGCVDADCPCQESAAVTTQAPATTGVSVPTVDRTRCLGSSGFCPGADVTGATCVDGFCECSGSNYQRDTCLPVVGSCVVTRGSPVARAEAFQAADPKETLSCVADDNSKYEIHVLAVYKSSAPTRIFLEEPTGSADMNVYVTAGQLDRPLVLVLSSYGAVNWVLHLPEDVEVHKVLLMAFYVEKSDVAVRSGSVNDVQRLSGHTGGAPPCAYGEDNGGCKTVELLEYISGEFGPVSSLTGTFMADAWNLTIGNDPISTPTETSISIPTETSISTSTETSISTSTETSISAPETSIVCERTTLRLSCPAGETLEIDDANYGRTATANSCHCGFKCPHNCQSADSLSIVRSACQGLQECTVEANNSVFGDPCPFIGKFLEATYHCVPEATVERGDPEVPPASFPEEP, encoded by the exons ATGGCGAAGTTATCCATGATCGCACTACCTTTCCTTATTATCGCCGTGGCAGCGCATACTCCTGTACATCGCCAACAAGAACCTTCCACGACTATGTCTGACCTGAAGCACGACATCATCCCGAACTGGACAATGGCACAACTCCGCTACGACGGCTGCAG GATCTATGCGGAGTTTGAACCAAAGGATTTGTCTGGTCAAATGTGTGACAAGGGCGAACTGAAGGACGTGCAACTGACTGACATTGACGACACGATTACGGCAACAGACCAACCTGAGCAGAGTGAAG CTCCCAAACCAGCTGCGATCCCGAATATTGTAAGCCTTGGCTGCTGGCTGGACAAGAATCCCGGCAGAGCCATCCCGACCCTGGAAGGGACCGATGCACGTCTGGACGGAGGATACCATGATCGTAAGAACGCCATTGAGAAGTGCTACCAGGTGGCCAAGGAACGAGGTTTCTCCGTGTTTGCGCTGCAAAATGGAGGTCACTGTCGCTCTTCAGCCAGCGCGGGGCTAACCTACAAGACGTACGGGCCCTCCACAAGCTGTGGTACGGACGGCGAAGGAGGACCTTGGGGAAACCAAGTTTACCAAATCACGG ACGCCTTGCCTGAAACGGATACAAACATCGCTCAAGGCAAGCCGGCGTTCCAAACAACCGTCGCATGGGGCATGGGCGCCAGCCTTGCGGTAGACGGGAACACCAATACTGAATACTACGCTAACTCATGTCAACACAATGGCATGGAGGACAACCCCATgtggtgggtggatctcggaAAATCCTTTACGATCAACAG AGTGGTCATCTTCAACCGCCAGGACTGTTGTTTCGAACgaatcaaccccttcaacatccacatcggggattccgaccaggtcagcacgaacccCAAGTGTGGAGGTGATCACCAAATCAACGTGAACCAGCCGTCCATTTCCATTTTGTGCCAGGGGATGACGGGACGCTACGTGGGCATTCGTCTTCCTGGGCACTCCCGAATACTAACACTGTGTGAGGTTCAAGTCTTTTCAG AGCAACCGCTATCAACCAAGACAAGCAGCGAGAAGCTCTACGAATTACTGAAGCTGGAAAAGCagaagaccagggtacaggatgAAACGATCAGCACCTTGTGGGACAAAATCAACGATTTGACATCAGCAGATTCAAACAGCTTTCCCAAACCAG GGCTACCACTGCAGCCCTGTCCCGATAGCTACTCCGAGTACAACAACAAATGCTACAAGTTGTCAACTGAGCAAATGACATTTGGTGAAGCCAAAGCCGTTTGTCAACGCGATGGAGGAATTTTAGCGATCATCAATGCCCAAGACACCAACCACCTAGTTGTGAAGAAAATAAG GGCTGATGGAAAGCCGTATTGGATTGGACTGACAGACGTGCGCAGCGAAGGGACGTTCGTGCGGAGTGATGAGACGGAATCTCCTGCAG CATACACCAACTGGTACCCACACCAACCTGACAACGGTGGCGGGGAAGACTGTGTAGAAATGTCTGTGGGCCATGACTGGAATGATGCACCTTGTTCATCAAGGTTGAACTTCATTTGCGAGAAAG aaaagatcaGTCGATGGATCTGTCCACCTCTATACTTGGTGGGGTTTAAAGACAGGTGTTTTAGACTCTCCACAAAGAAAGCGAACTTCAGGAGGGCCAAGACCATCTGCGAGCAAGACGGGGGGCGACTTGCGGTCCTCCAGGACGAAGAAACAGATCTCTTCATCAGGAAGAAAATCAG GAGACTCCCCTACGAACGTACCCTGAGCTACTGGATTGGTCTAAGTGATGCCCAGGAGGAGGGGACGTTTGTGTGGACTGATGGAACCGAACTAACTGCATCTG ATTACACACACTGGCGCCCAGGTAACCCCGATAATGCGGTAGTTGGAGACGGCGAAGACTGCGTGGAGATCCGTCAGGAATTGGACTACATGTGGAATGATGTAGACTGTAGGAAGAAACGGCACTTTGTATGTGAGAAAG ATGTGGCGTTAGCTTCAGTCTCCGACCAAACCATGTTGATGACAGAGGCACCACCTTTGGAGACAGAATCCTCCAATAATCCTG GGCACGAACAACACACCACACCTGGGCTAGACGAAGATGGCTGTACGTGGCGGATCCAGGAGCTGCATGAGAAAGACAGAGAGGTTCAGGAGCAAGCCCAGACCATCACAGAGCTTACAGCTCAGCTTGAACAAAAGGACGAGGAGATCCATGATGTTACCACTCGACTTCATCAAAAGGAGGAGGAGATCCATGACGTTACTACTCGACTTCATCAAAAGGAGGAGGAGATGCAAGACGTTACCATTCGACTTCATCAAAAAGAGGAGGAGATCCAAGACGTTAACATTCGACTTCAATGGAAGGATCAGGAGATCCAAGACGTTACCACTCAACTCCAATGGAAAGATCAGGAGATCCAAGACGTTACAACCCAACTTCAATGGAAGGATGAGGAAATCCAAGATCTTAAGATACGACTTCAACAGAAGGAGAAGGAGATCCAAGACCTGACAAATCACCTTCAACAGAGGCAGGAGGAGAACGAGCAGTTTTCTACAGAGGTCGGGACACCAGTGACACCAGCAG GAAGCGAAAGCCGCGGATATACCAGCCTGGGTTGCTGGGAGGACGCCTATGACCGCGCCATTCCGACCCTCGAGAAGACAGATGCACGCCTAGATGGTGACTTCTTTACACGTAACAACCCCATAGAGAAGTGTTACCAGGTAGCACTTTCCCGTGGTTTTCCCGTGTTTGCTCTGCAAGCTGGCGGCTGGTGTGCTGGGTCAGCTGATGCGCACACCACCCACTCCAAGTACGGCCCTTCCATCGCCTGTGCAGCGGACGGCGAAGGCGGGCCATGGGCAAATGAGGTCTACCAGATTACAG GAATGTTACCAGAAGAATGCCTGGTGGAACCGTCACTGCGGCAGGAATGTGGCTGGGGAGGCATCACCCAACACCAGTGCCGCCAGCGAGGATGCTGTTTCGATTCCTCAGTCCCAACAATGAAGTGGTGTTTCCATAAGAAAG CTCCTAAGAAGTGGCGTGATGACCATCGTTGCGGGCAAGGCTACCCTGCTGAAGAcggtaaccctgctgaatgcAACCCGGCAGGTGGTGTCCCATGCTGCTCCCAGCACAACTGGTGCGGCAACACTGCAGACCACTGTGACTGTCCGGCTTGTGTTGACTACAGAAACACAG ACGTACCAGTATCACCAAGCGGAGGGCTTCCCGACCACACCCAGCACACCGCGGCAGAACTTATACATCAGAATGACGACCAGCTGCTGCACACAACTGACAGGATGCAAGACTTCACAACTCAGCTTCAGCAGAAGGAGGAGGAAATCCGACACTTTACAACTCCGCTGGTGCAGCCTCCACCAACTGTACAGACAACACCATCAGAAG AATACTGCCGGGAGGGAAATGGAGCATCCTATCGAGGAACAGTCTCTGCGACCAAAACAGGGaagacgtgtcagcgctgggacagtcagacacctcATGGACACGGCAGGACACCTGCTAATTACCCATCATCCGGGCTGGaagagaactactgccggaatccggacggGGAACTTGCGGTTTGGTGCTACACCATGGATCCCAACACGAGATGGGAGTTTTGTGACGTACCAGTATGTG GTCCCTATGGGCAGGTTAAATTCACCAAATCCGGGGTATTTGTTGTGCCTGACGGAGTGACCAGCGTTGACGTCATCTGCAtcggaggaggaggaggtgggCGGGACGACCATGCGGAGATCCTGGGGGCCTCTCCGTACGGCGGGAACGGCGGCAATTCGTCTTTTGGACCATATCTATCAGCTGAGGGAGGGAAAGGCGCGAAGGCGGGAAATATTG GTGTATGGCTGACACAGGATCCGTCATGGGTTGTGTACTCCACCGGCAAACCGTGGGTCATGGACGGAGCAGTGCAGGATGCCGCAAAAGTCCTGGATGAGGACACTGGGACCTACTGGAACCCCAGTGATACCGGAAATAGCCACAACAACTGGTACATTGTACTGGACCTTACAGCGCCCCAAACTCTGACCCGCATTGCAGTGAACAACTACGGAGACATTACCCATGACATTGCAGTGTTCAGGTTGCAAAAATCGTCGATTGCCAGTCCGTACATATGGGAGGACGTCGTGTCCGTTACTGACGTGCGGGGAGGGACGGTCCAGCGTcaggagttcggcgggttcCGGGGAACGGCGCGGTATTGGAGGTTCTTGATCACTCGGACCCACGAGGGTTGGCAGCCTTATCTCACTGAACTGAATCTCTACGCGATTTCGTTAG GCGGAGAGGGTGGAGAGGGCACTGTGGCGTTCGGGGGGCAGGGTGGAGTTGGAGGTGGTTGTAGCGCAGGCGCAGGAGCTGCCGGACAGACGTCAGGGGGCGGCGGTGGACTGGTGCCGGGATCCTCCACACACCCGTTCTGTGGGGCAGGGGGCAGCAGCGGAGGATCCTCATGTGGAACGGGGCTTGCCGACATTCCACCCG GCAAATCAGGGCCGGGAGGTGAAGACCCCGATGGCCGTAGGGGAGGTCAGTACGGTGGAGGGGGAGGCAGTCGGGCCGGCGCACGGGCCGGGGGAGGGGGAGGATACTCCCGGGCCGAGGTGCACGTGATTCCAGGAGAAAGGATCGCCGTGACCGTGGGAGAGGCGGGGACTCCACACTACGCCAAGCCGGGAGACGGGGTGGTGGTTGTCGCCTGGGGACGGGAAATCGATCCGACAGGGGACATGGCCACCTGCCCCGGCTGTGTGGATGCAGACTGCCCTTGCCAAGAGTCTGCTGCTGTGACGACACAAG CGCCTGCCACCACTGGAGTTTCCGTTCCGACGGTAGACAGGACCCGGTGCCTGGGAAGCAGTGGATTCTGCCCCGGGGCTGATGTTACCGGGGCCACGTGTGTTGATGGGTTCTGTGAGTGCTCAGGTTCAAACTACCAGCGAGACACATGTTTAC CGGTTGTTGGGAGCTGTGTAGTAACACGCGGGTCTCCAGTCGCCCGAGCGGAGGCCTTTCAGGCTGCCGACCCCAAGGAGACCTTAAGCTGTGTCGCCGATGACAACAGCAAGTATGAAATACATGTGCTGGCAGTGTACAAGAGCAGCGCACCAACAAG GATTTTCCTAGAGGAACCTACAGGGTCAGCTGATATGAACGTGTACGTCACAGCAGGTCAGCTGGACAGACCTCTGGTTCTGGTGTTGAGCTCGTATGGGGCTGTCAACTGGGTACTCCACCTACCGGAGGATGTCGAAGTGCACAAAGTGCTTCTG ATGGCATTTTATGTCGAGAAAAGTGACGTAGCTGTGCGGAGCGGTTCTGTGAACGACGTGCAGCGCCTGTCAGGTCATACAGGGGGCGCTCCTCCGTGTGCTTATGGAGAGGACAACGGTGGCTGTAAGACTGTTGAGCTGCTGGAATACATCAGTGGAGAGTTTGGTCCCGTTTCCTCTCTGACGGGTACCTTCATGGCAGACGCATGGAACCTTACAATTG GAAATGATCCCATCAGCACTCCTACAGAAACCTCCATCAGCATTCCTACAGAAACCTCCATCAGCACTTCTACAGAAACCTCCATCAGCACTTCTACAGAAACTTCCATCAGTGCTCCAGAAACCTCCATCGTCTGCGAGAGGACCACCTTGCGGCTTTCTTGCCCAGCTGGAGAAACGCTAGAGATCGATGACGCCAACTACGGCCGGACGGCCACTGCCAACTCATGTCACTGTGGGTTCAAGTGCCCCCATAACTGTCAATCAGCTGACAGCCTGTCTATTGTGAGGAGTGCCTGTCAGGGCTTACAGGAGTGCACCGTGGAAGCGAACAACTCTGTCTTCGGTGATCCATGTCCCTTTATTGGGAAGTTCTTGGAGGCAACTTACCACTGTGTCCCAG AAGCAACTGTTGAGC